Proteins from a single region of Apium graveolens cultivar Ventura chromosome 7, ASM990537v1, whole genome shotgun sequence:
- the LOC141672843 gene encoding putative F-box protein At4g22030, with amino-acid sequence MAAIQSSSFLCSRRGITKSAINISKLNSNSVSVQKFQHTRGLVQNLELKRSNNGYTKTTIEKAMLVSDPIVIEKLYAIMDAVADRVEMHKNICAQRANWNSLLLASLNTITLSAATMAGIAATSTLGSPLLALKISSTLMYLAATGMLIIMNKIQPSQLAEEQRNATRLCKLLHNQIKTMIAIGNPTAHDVEEALEKVLAIDKAFPLPLLGKMIEKFPSSVEPTIWWPKHKRGQAKGNNYKSNGNGWSEKLEEEMREIVSVVNKNDKADYLRLGEKALKINKVMAKAGPLLTGLAAVGSAFVGSPSHGSWAAVLGVAAGALASVVNTLEHGGQVGMVVELYRSNAGFFKQMEEDIEFNLNETDVDRRENGELFEMKVALNLGRSLSELRDLATSSKREGNEMEEFGSKLF; translated from the coding sequence ATGGCAGCTATTCAATCTTCAAGTTTCTTGTGTAGCCGAAGAGGAATTACAAAGTCTGCTATAAACATTTCCAAACTAAATTCAAATTCTGTTTCTGTCCAAAAATTTCAGCATACAAGAGGCCTTGTACAAAACCTAGAGTTGAAGAGAAGCAATAATGGATATACCAAAACAACTATTGAAAAAGCCATGCTTGTTTCTGATCCAATTGTGATCGAAAAGCTTTACGCAATAATGGATGCTGTTGCTGATAGGGTTGAGATGCATAAGAATATTTGTGCCCAGAGAGCTAATTGGAACAGCCTTCTATTAGCATCTTTGAATACTATTACTCTTTCTGCTGCAACAATGGCTGGCATTGCTGCTACTAGTACACTTGGTAGTCCACTGTTGGCACTTAAAATTTCCTCTACTTTAATGTACTTGGCAGCCACAGGCATGCTGATTATCATGAACAAGATTCAGCCATCTCAGTTAGCTGAAGAACAACGAAATGCGACAAGATTATGTAAGCTTCTGCATAACCAGATTAAAACAATGATTGCTATTGGCAATCCAACAGCTCATGATGTTGAGGAAGCACTGGAAAAAGTTTTGGCCATTGATAAGGCTTTTCCACTTCCATTACTTGGTAAAATGATCGAAAAGTTCCCGTCTTCGGTGGAGCCAACAATATGGTGGCCTAAGCATAAAAGAGGACAAGCTAAAGGTAATAATTACAAAAGTAATGGGAATGGATGGAGTGAAAAACTGGAAGAGGAAATGAGAGAGATAGTTAGTGTCGTGAACAAGAATGATAAGGCTGATTATCTGAGATTAGGAGAAAAGGCTTTAAAAATAAACAAAGTGATGGCAAAGGCTGGGCCTTTGTTAACAGGTTTAGCTGCTGTTGGGAGTGCTTTTGTGGGGAGTCCTTCTCATGGTTCATGGGCTGCGGTGCTTGGCGTTGCGGCCGGAGCTTTGGCTAGTGTAGTGAACACATTAGAGCATGGTGGTCAAGTTGGAATGGTGGTGGAGTTGTATAGAAGTAATGCTGGATTCTTTAAGCAAATGGAGGAAGATATTGAGTTTAATCTGAATGAAACAGATGTAGATAGAAGAGAAAATGGAGAATTGTTTGAAATGAAGGTTGCTTTGAATCTTGGAAGGAGCCTTTCAGAATTAAGAGATCTTGCAACTAGTTCCAAAAGAGAAGGGAATGAAATGGAAGAGTTTGGAAGCAAGCTCTTCTGA